The genomic interval ttgattccagtAACATCATCacatgtaataatcatatcatcaacatataaagaaagtataatgcgaccataagtggtggaccttataaacaatgcataatcatgttcactagagcagaaaccaagagaagtgatcacagtagagaatttctcaaaccaagcttgaggagcctgtttaagaccatatagagccttttttaactaaCATATttccccttgattatgagaaactccttgtggagggaccatatagacttcttcatgaagctcaccatttaaaaaagcatttttgacatccatttgggaaatataccattgacgaatagatgcaactggaATAAGACTAcaaatagtggtcatcttggctacaagagcagaagtttcttcataatccataccatattgttgagagaaacccttagcaacaagacgggctttgtagcgctcaattGACCCATCAAAcatagttttgatcttgtatacccaacgagacccaatagcacgttttccaagAGGAAGaagtactaattcccaagtattggttttgtgcaatgcagatagttcttctgccatagcctgctgccaaaaaggatcaagaacaacctctttataggaagacggctcagacaaactgtgaatagaggttaagaaagaaacaaacgaagttgagtaagtggaatagacaaaatcaggtaactgagtagacttacgttgacgagaNNNNNNNNNNNNNNNNNNNNNNNNNNNNNNNNNNNNNNNNNNNNNNNNNNNNNNNNNNNNNNNNNNNNNNNNNNNNNNNNNNNNNNNNNNNNNNNNNNNNNNNNNNNNNNNNNNNNNNNNNNNNNNNNNNNNNNNNNNNNNNNNNNNNNNNNNNNNNNNNNNNNNNNNNNNNNNNNNNNNNNNNNNNNNNNNNNNNNNNNNNNNNNNNNNNNNNNNNNNNNNNNNNNNNNNNNNNNNNNNNNNNNNNNNNNNNNNNNNNNNNNNNNNNNNNNNNNNNNttggttttgtgcaatgcagatagttcttctgccatagcctgctgccaaaaaggatcaagaacaacctctttataggaagacggctcagacaaactgtgaatagaggttaagaaagaaacaaacgaagttgagtaagtggaatagacaaaatcaggtaactgagtagacttacgttgacgagatagttaacgaggaggatcaacaatcgcaggaggtggttggacagctgAGGGGACAatagggatgtcatcatgtggagtattagtatttgtcttgcaattctcaacattacaatcactagaagcataatcattaggaccaaacggatcaatatggattagttcagaactcttagtaatctgagaaTCGGAGGAAATAAAGTAAAAAGGGATATACTCAAGAAAAACTACATTAcaagatacataaagttttcttgcatgaggatcataacaatgataacccttttgaccatccccataaccaagaaaaacacacatggctgaacgagaagacaacttactgcgctctacttgagggcgaaaaacgaaacaagtagaaccagaaactttcaaagaatagtaatcaagggtagaagcatacaatttttcaaagggagacaaacttgatatgatagaggatgaaATTCTATTATAGCATGAACAACAGTAAGAAACTGCTTCTCCCTAAAATTCACTAAGAACTGAAGcagacaacaaaagggaacgagcaatctctataatatgacggtgtttcctttcaacaactccattttgttgaggagtatcaatacaagatgtttggtggagggtgccatcataagcaagtaattcagaaaatttattaaaggtatattcaccacctaaatcacaatgAAAGCATTTTATAACAGAATTAtattgagttttgaccattgcacaaAACATGTGATAAATGTCAAAgaattcagaccgatttttcataagataaacccaaaaataacgagtgtaatcatcaataaatgaaacataatatctagatccacctttggtgagaaccggtgatggaccccaaacatcagagtgaactaaatcaaagggcgcatatgaaacggaaacatttttactaaacggtaaagctggaagtttagcaagtttacaaccacaacaatctgagatatcacaggtttgtaactttcctaaggctccattagaagccaaatattttaatctagaagcagaaacatctccaaggcgagaatgccataaataaaaactagaagataaggatTTCAAGCGAAAACGAGATAATAAGTCAgtagtagttgttgaggctgcagtaTCTGGGAGTCGCAGGTCATCCAAAATATAAAGTGCCCCTTGTCTATGacctgtcccaatcagcctcccggaatgtggatcctgcacacaacaagaagtggacgaaaacataaccgaataaccgagatcacatatttgactagtagaagcaagactcaaagtaagattaggaatataataaacatcagaaagagacatgttaggtgtggagacagaaccagcGCATtctagtggcataggagtgccatcagcagtcataaccgacacagatGAGACAAGTTTCACAGACAGAAGATTTATCATCGCATGTCATATGACGAGATGCTCCTAAATCAAGAAttcatatggaaggagatatacctgacataccagagAAGTTCAAACCATTAGAAGAGatggcagacatggcatgtgattgagtggaaGGAGGTTTTTGAagctgttctgcaatatcaaatatttgagaagcagtctcagatgagtatacataactagaactagagccaatggtaggaggagcagaagcaacaacattgggcgatggccccctaaaattctttttatgtgctctccccaatttcggacaatgtgctttccaatgtgcttgaagagaatcatccttagcaccagtcataacaaataatgatagGAAAATACGagaaacacaatcactgagacaaaataaattagggataatatGGTGCTGTGTGAGCACAATTTCTCCCCCTCCAGACCTCGTTTCGCCAATCCGACTGTTGAAGACGTAGACCTGAATGTTGTGAACCTTCTGTCAAAAAATCATCCCGATCTAATGGTTAACGAATGcacaatcgatgtttttgtgagactgatttaacaaaattggGAAtatggttactcttctcttttctcttttggtggtttcctttcctatcaaaatagtctctctcttctttatagtagatcccaaagtcaaccaaagctctttgataccatgttaacaatgaaaagaggaagaagagagacaaccactctagggtttcaaaacatagaatgaaccaaacttgagttaatagggttacaatgagtatatatacaaaataatataaatgtctaaaatactcttactactaatatataataatattatctaacagaTCTTATATATAAGCtaatattaattacaaatagATCATGATTCAAAACACAAAGGAAACCAAGGAAATCAACAAATGAAACCAACTtaagtcaaaaaataaaattcaatttaaaactcaaattcaaaaaaacCGTAAtcgaaagaaagaaaaagaaaaactaaccAAAGAAATAATTAGAGAGAATGAAGAACACAACAATGATCAAGAAGATGGAATGAAGCGAATGAACTTGATCGAGTCACGAGCTAGAGTTAGAATTGCAAATTTAGGGTTTATGCTCCATCGCGTGAGCGTTTCCATGGCTTCTCGTTTATGCTTTTGTCAATCGTGAAATgagcaaaaaaaattattttataagttcaacaaaattacaattatgccattaatgaaaataatttttccgtgttttttctttttaaaatttaaaaaacgaAAAGCAAAACACTCTTTACATGTTttgcttttttaattttaaaaactataatattaaaaacaattttataaactagattttaaaatatgtaacccaaacaatttttaaaattttaaaatttttgaaaactatAATAGATTTTTTGAGATTAAAATCAAACATGCCCTTAATCTTTTACCTTGTATCATTTTACATACAGTCGATATACTTAtacttaattaatatttataaattatgatttaatttgtatatagctttttttataaatagtataAAGTTTTTTACATTATCAATCAATCTCAACCGTCAAATTATTAGAAATTTTTGACTTTTATTGTAACTATATCAAATGTTACAATTATAAATGATTGTGATATCTTGATAGTGtaaaatttatacaataattaaactcttataaattattgacaaagaatgataaataaaagtgaGTCAACTAATCAATTatactaaatttttattattataataatgtttatttttaattaaatcatgCTAATTAAAGGACTGtcttataaaaaacaattttgcttcccacacccctcaattttttttaaaatccaaaataccCAAACTACCATTCCCTCTATATTCACTTTAACCACTCATCTTCtaacttcatcatcttcatcttctataACCTAAtaccttcatcttcatcttcattaacctaaTACCTTCATCCTTCATCTTCAATCATCTACTTTCTTGAATCAAGTAATCAATCAATCTTCAATAATCTTCAACACCATCTTCAATCACTTCAAGCATCTCTTCAATCAAGTAAGTGTTTTCGTTTTCGTTTCCTGGGTTTGATTTTCTGGGTTTTGAATTTTCATGAATGGGTTTTGAATGTTCATCAATGATTCTGGGTTTGATTTTATGGGTTTTGAATGTTCAAATACGTGAAGTGAAATCaagtacgtgaactcagatcacgTAGGTGAGTTCACGTAGGCtgatggagttcacgtacgtgaactcagttaacGTAGTCtgatggagttcacgtacgtgaactcagatcacgTAGGTGGACGTGAACTCAGTTAACGTAGGCtgatggagttcacgtacgCGAACTCAGTTCACATAGGtgatggagttcacgtacgtgaacacAGTTCACGTAGGTTGCTGAANNNNNNNNNNNNNNNNNNNNNNNNNNNNNNNNNNNNNNNNNNNNNNNNNNNNNNNNNNNNNNNNNNNNNNNNNNNNNNNNNNNNNNNNNNNNNNNNNNNNNNNNNNNNNNNNNNNNNNNNNNNNNNNNNNNNNNNNNNNNNNNNNNNNNNNNNNNNNNNNNNNNNNNNNNNNNNNNNNNNNNNNNNNNNNNNNNNNNNNNNNNNNNNNNNNNNNNNNNNNNNNNNNNNNNNNNNNNNNNNNNNNNNNNNNNNNNNNNNNNNNNNNNNNNNNNNNNNNNNNNNNNNNNNNNNNNNNNNNNNNNNNNNNNNNNNNNNNNNNNNNNNNNNNNNNNNNNNNNNNNNNNNNNNNNNNNNNNNNNNNNNNNNNNNNNNNNNNNNNNNNNNNNNNNNNNNNNNNNNNNNNNNNNNNNNNNNNNNNNNNNNNNNNNNNNNNNNNNNNNNNNNNNNNNNNNNNNNNNNNNNNNNNNNNNNNNNNNNNNNNNNNNNNNNNNNNTGGGGAGATGACCATTACTTTGGACGATGTCTCGTCGCTGCTAATATACCCATCACTGGTGCATTCTTCAGcgttaatatatttaacaaggATGACGCTGCAGAGTTGTTGGGTGAGCTTCTTGGGGTGAGTCTGGCTGCTGCATATGCTGAGTTTAACTTGACGCGGACAACCATTGTTCGGTACAGTTGGTTGCTTGACGTATACCATTAGCGATGTGCTGATCAGCATTGGCAGATGGCTGCGAGggcatttcttttatttttggtggGTTGCACCTTGTTCAGCGACAAGAGTGCCTTCGCAGTGAGTGTTGCCTACCTTGAATCTTTCAGATACCTCAACTCATGCGGAGGATATGCATGGGGTGCTGCTACGACAATCTTCGAGAAATGAGCATGCATCAGACTAGAACAATATCAGGGTATCTGACACTATTACATGTATTTGCGCTTGCTTTCCTGGTTTGATTTATTTCCTGGTTTGTTgctttattgatttttgaatATCTTATTGTATATGTGCAGGCGTGGGTGTATGAGCATTTTCCAACATTATGTGCTAATTGTTGTAGACTATCTCAGGTTTATGATGAGGACTATCCGAGAGCACTTAGATGAAAGCCAAAACGTGATAAAGGTTTGGTTGTTCCATTTAGGAAAGCACTGGACGAGATTGATGTTGATGGCATATGTTGGACACCCTACAGAGAGCATAGGCTGAAGCGACCATTTGAGGTTGTTTCATTATTCAGAGGGTGGATACGCTGGGGTCCCAAGATGTATGCTCACTTGCCAGATAGGGTATTGCGTCAATATGGACATGTCCAAACCATCCCTGGTTCACCTTTGGAGATAGTAGGTCAGACAACCACACCAGAGGAAATGGACATCATGTTTACGCAATACGCTGTACATGTAGTTGACGCTGGGGCAGTTGTACACAGACCTGCAGACTGTGCAGTTGAGTACATGGACTGGTTTCGTCGGATTTCTCATCCATATATCATTCGTAGAGAACCAGTCTATGTAGCACCTTCGGTTGCAGAACCTGCCGATGATGATCATGCTTCAGAAGAAACAACggtaaattcatttaaatttaatttataactttattaaattaaatagtcatgtaattaattaatgtattttttaatgcaaCGTCGAGGAATACAAATTGCAGAGGAGCTTCTTGGTCGACATATGGTATTACCTGATGGCATCACACTCGtgaatgaattaattttgatattgtgATCTCAGAGGGGTGGTGGTAGAGATTGGACTCATGTAGTGCCATATCGTAGGAGACATAGACAGACTTAGGATATTTACTTTCGATATttattttggatatgtattttAGACATCTATTCTGGATTTCGGATATTTTGGTTACAGATATNNNNNNNNNNNNNNNNNNNNNNNNNNNNNNNNNNNNNNNNNNNNNNNNNNNNNNNNNNNNNNNNNNTATTAATTAAACAATTCAGTTTACAACTTCAACAATTCAtacaatattatttgaattcatacaatattttggatattcattatatttgaattcaacAATTCAGTTtacaataacttcatttatagTTTCTGGAAATATTTGCAACCAATGTTGCATGCGATCCCTGTAAATAAATTCCCATTGTCGTGCTTCTTCATTGCAATAATTTTTCCACAAATTACTTGCTGGTGGTATAGGGGAATATGACTTTAAGTAAACCTGTTAAATtacataacaattataaatcaataacaattataaagtgaattatcaataacaatttaatatcACAATTAATACCTGTACGAAATGACAGTTGTTAACAAATGCAATAACAATCACACGATGATCTGACATAGANNNNNNNNNNNNNNNNNNNNNNNNNNNNNNNNNNNNNNNNNNNNNNNNNNNNNNNNNNNNNNNNNNNNNNNNNNNNNNNNNNNNNNNNNNNNNNNNNNNNNNNNNNNNNNNNNNNNNNNNNNNNNNNNNNNNNNNNNNNNNNNNNNNNNNNNNNNNNNNNNNNNNNNNNNNNNNNNNNNNNNNNNNNNNNNNNNNNNNNNNNNNNNNNNNNNNNNNNNNNNNNNNNNNNNNNNNNNNNNNNNNNNNNNNNNNNNNNNNNNNNNNNNNNNNNNNNNNNNNNNNNNNNNNNNNNNNNNNNNNNNNNNNNNNNNNNNNNNNNNNNNNNNNNNNNNNNNNNNNNNNNNNNNNNNNNNNNNNNNNNNNNNNNNNNNNNNNNNNNNNNNNNNNNNNNNNNNNNNNNNNNNNNNNNNNNNNNNNNNCCAGGTACATCAAGTTCTTCAAACTTTTTCACTATGACATCTATTTCATGTTTCACAGATAACTCTGAAGCTTTACTCGATGGATCAACATGGAAAGTTAATTTACTCCACCAACCATGAATAGCGTCTAATGGAATGGAACGTGGGATCATACTATACCTGGCTatttcacatgcacaaggtagacCATGTGTTGTCCTAATTGTGCAACGACACTCAGTCTGATCAATACCTACATACTTCACGCGATCATACTCTGCCGCAATGTGATCAATTGCATTTTTTGACACAACACCACGCAAATTCGCGTATAATCTGTTACTATAACGATGCACCTTTTGAATGATGCTCTTTTCAAATGATGCTATTATCTCATTGTGTTGTAATACAATCATGCTATTGATGGTTTCCCAAACACTGGATATATCACCAATACTATCTTGTAATATCCTTTTCAAACTCCAATGTGCTGACTCAACCCTTTGTGTTTTGGTGTTCCCAAATTGCATAACTTTATTTGTCCACgcctcaacaaatctttccttgtgAGGAATTAACCACTGCTCGTgtacataatcataaaaaatagaacaacTACTACAAATTCCTTCAAAGATAGCCAACTTCATGTAGTACTGAGTCTCATCATAACTGTAAATAAGAGCCTCCCATGCCTCCATTATTTGCACTTGCTTCTTTTTTGGAAACACGGTCATCTTGCACTTGGCTTTGACATTCTTGCATATATGAAACAAGCATAATAAATTCACTGCTTTTGGAAAAACATTTTCAACTGCGTTCATCAAAGCAAGGTCTCTATCAGTAACGATGACTTCAACTTCACCACTTGTAATCTGTTCTTTCACCATTTGTAGTGCCCATGTGAAGTTATCAACACGCTCAGACTGTAGATATGCAAATCCCACACAAAATGCCATTTCAGTAGATGTAACACCAATAATCTCAAGTAATGGAATTCGATACCTACAGGTCTTGTAAGTGCTATCcataatcaatattatgtgaaaattattcaCAAGAGTGATAGCGTCTGGATGGGCCCAAAATATGTCCCTCAACTCATCTGAACCATCTACCTTCCTATATCGATAAACGTATTTGTCGCGTTCCATCAATATCAAAAGATGTTGCATttctgttctattacctctaagTGATGAACGATATGCTTGATGTGCattgtaaacttgttttattgTCGTCAAACTTTCAACGTTATGATCCCTCAATgtcattaaaatgttttttggttTTACAAAGTTCTTTGTCATATCACCAAgtacatttttctcat from Cicer arietinum cultivar CDC Frontier isolate Library 1 chromosome 5, Cicar.CDCFrontier_v2.0, whole genome shotgun sequence carries:
- the LOC140920385 gene encoding protein FAR-RED IMPAIRED RESPONSE 1-like, with the translated sequence MCDDVEPNFDAMIDGVEPVMIDLTDVFTTGMILRGTRSSVGDGWYLHVIRGLHNHELAKKLTGHSFLGRLSQDEKNVLGDMTKNFVKPKNILMTLRDHNVESLTTIKQVYNAHQAYRSSLRGNRTEMQHLLILMERDKYVYRYRKVDGSDELRDIFWAHPDAITLVNNFHIILIMDSTYKTCRYRIPLLEIIGVTSTEMAFCVGFAYLQSERVDNFTWALQMVKEQITSGEVEVIVTDRDLALMNAVENVFPKAVNLLCLFHICKNVKAKCKMTVFPKKKQVQIMEAWEALIYSYDETQYYMKLAIFEGICSSCSIFYDYVHEQWLIPHKERFVEAWTNKVMQFGNTKTQRVESAHWSLKRILQDSIGDISSVWETINSMIVLQHNEIIASFEKSIIQKVHRYSNRLYANLRGVVSKNAIDHIAAEYDRVKYVGIDQTECRCTIRTTHGLPCACEIARYSMIPRSIPLDAIHGWWSKLTFHVDPSSKASELSVKHEIDVIVKKFEELDVYLKSYSPIPPASNLWKNYCNEEARQWEFIYRDRMQHWLQIFPETINEVIVN